In the Wyeomyia smithii strain HCP4-BCI-WySm-NY-G18 chromosome 2, ASM2978416v1, whole genome shotgun sequence genome, one interval contains:
- the LOC129720128 gene encoding uncharacterized protein K02A2.6-like, whose protein sequence is MFRCEEIESGKLAKEWQAWKNSLKYFFEASQVSNQKIMRSKMLHLGGPQLQKVFSSLEGTDDFPSVVLEKRWYDLAIERLDAYFKPRRQDVLERHRLRCMKQGPNERFSHYVLRLRQQPRDCGLEKSTAEVRAIMEEIMLVDVIVEGCTSQKLRRKILEKDQSLSDIEALGESLKSFRIQEQELKAGKALIESGFGEVNKVQRVVNTRKERRENRIMSRFPTASSFLNKQMRVCFNCGLEGHFSKYPLCPARNKTCRRCKKVGHFESVCRKRPAEHPVSTPATKVHVVEEMEEDVSKTPRPESQPGCCRTAAEKKVYYTFYTGSDKNVFSCVIGGVNVEVFIDSGSDVNLITSETWEKLKAEQVVITKCERGSSKVFRAYASKVPINILGSFQALIRIGERSLGAEFLVVKNGQRNLLGDTTSKQLGILKIGLEVNEVKNNMNEDAPFSKITNKMIRLSMVPTVTPVFQPLRRIPMPLEGAVNEKLDELLRKDIIEPKEGPATWVSPLMVANKANGSIRLCVDLRRVNQAVIRERHPMPVIDDVLAKIGKGKVWSILDVKDAFFLLELEEESRDIVTFITHRGLYRFKRIPFGLVSAPETFQRTMDEILANCEGTYWYLDDVGVEGSTVEEHDWRLNKVCYDK, encoded by the coding sequence ATGTTTAGATGTGAAGAGATCGAGAGTGGAAAACTTGCCAAAGAGTGGCAGGCATGGAAAAATtcactgaaatatttttttgaagccAGCCAAGTGTCTAACCAAAAGATCATGCGGTCGAAGATGCTGCACTTGGGAGGACCGCAGCTACAGAAAGTATTCAGCTCTCTCGAAGGAACCGATGATTTTCCTTCGGTGGTTCTGGAAAAGCGCTGGTACGACCTGGCGATAGAACGTTTGGACGCATACTTCAAACCGCGCCGACAGGATGTTTTGGAGAGGCACAGACTTCGATGTATGAAACAGGGACCTAACGAACGTTTCTCCCATTATGTTCTACGATTGCGCCAGCAGCCAAGGGATTGTGGCCTGGAAAAATCCACAGCAGAGGTGAGAGCTATAATGGAGGAGATCATGTTGGTCGACGTGATTGTCGAAGGCTGTACTTCGCAAAAATTAAGGCGTAAAATTTTGGAGAAGGATCAATCTCTTAGCGATATCGAGGCACTCGGAGAATCTCTAAAAAGTTTTCGAATCCAGGAGCAGGAACTTAAGGCTGGCAAAGCTCTCATTGAATCCGGATTCGGAGAAGTCAACAAGGTGCAGAGAGTGGTTAATACCCGGAAAGAACGCAGAGAGAATCGAATCATGAGCCGGTTTCCAACAGCTTCCTCTTTCTTGAACAAACAGATGAGGGTTTGTTTTAATTGCGGTTTGGAAGGTCACTTTTCAAAGTATCCTCTATGCCCGGCGAGAAATAAAACTTGTCGTCGATGCAAAAAAGTGGGACATTTTGAATCCGTCTGCCGTAAACGTCCAGCAGAACATCCGGTATCAACTCCAGCGACGAAAGTTCACGTAGTAGAAGAAATGGAGGAAGATGTATCAAAAACGCCGCGCCCAGAATCGCAGCCGGGGTGTTGTCGAACGGCGGCTGAAAAGAAAGTATACTACACTTTCTATACAGGAAGCGACAAAAATGTATTCTCTTGCGTAATTGGTGGAGTGAACGTAGAAGTATTCATCGATTCTGGATCAGACGTGAATCTGATCACATCGGAAACTTGGGAGAAATTAAAAGCAGAGCAGGTTGTTATAACCAAATGCGAACGCGGAAGCAGCAAAGTTTTTAGAGCATACGCTTCAAAGGTGCCAATTAATATTTTGGGATCCTTCCAAGCTTTAATCCGGATTGGAGAACGATCGCTGGGAGCGGAATTTCTTGTGGTAAAGAACGGTCAGCGAAACCTGCTAGGCGACACTACCTCGAAGCAGCTAGGCATCCTTAAGATCGGCCTGGAGGTGAACGAAGTAAAGAATAATATGAACGAAGACGCTCCATTCTCGAAGATAACCAACAAAATGATTCGTCTTTCGATGGTTCCAACAGTCACCCCAGTATTTCAGCCATTACGGCGTATCCCAATGCCTCTGGAGGGAGCCGTCAATGAAAAGCTTGATGAGTTGCTCCGGAAAGACATAATCGAACCAAAAGAAGGCCCCGCTACCTGGGTATCGCCGTTGATGGTTGCTAACAAGGCAAATGGTTCTATTCGACTATGCGTTGATTTACGCCGAGTAAATCAAGCGGTTATTCGTGAACGGCACCCCATGCCTGTCATTGATGATGTTCTGGCTAAAATCGGGAAAGGAAAAGTTTGGAGCATCCTGGACGTTAAAGATGCATTTTTTCTGTTGGAATTAGAAGAAGAATCGCGTGACATCGTTACCTTCATAACACACCGCGGGCTGTATCGCTTCAAGCGGATACCGTT